The Microbacterium trichothecenolyticum sequence CGGTCGGCGTCTTCCTCGGTCTCGCGCTGATCGTGGGGGTCGCCGATCTCGCCGGTCGCGCTCGAGCGGGGTCGCAGACGCCGTAGTACGCGCCACGCTGAACCTCAGGTCGGGCCCGGACCGCGGGGGACAGACGGTCTCAGACGCCGTACAACGCGCGCACGCGCGCGCGCAGCTCGTGGCTGCACCGTTCGACGACCACATCCCACAGCTCGGTCGCTCCGTCTTGCGCACGGTCGGAGACCGCCCGCAGGATCCGGATGGGCACGTCGAACTGCTGCGCGACCCAGATGAGGGCGTACGACTCCATATCGACCAAGCCCGCGCCGAGCTCGCGGATCAGCCGCACCGCTTCGGCGTCGTCGACGAAGTGATCGCCCGTGGCGATGGCGAGCCCCTCGCGCCCGGTCTCGACGCGCGTCGGGAGCGAGACGTGTTCGCCGAAGGTACCGTCGAGCCCTTTCACATCGTGCTGGATCGCGCCGGCGATGTCGTAGATGCCACCCTCGATGTCGTCGTCGATCGCGCCGGCGGTTCCGACGACGACGATCTCGTCGTAGTCACCCTCGCAGAGCGCGCGCGTCAAGGCGTAGGCCGCGGGGATCTTGCCCACCCCGGTGAGCAGACGTGCGAAGCCGGGGATGTCGTCTTCGAAGGCGACGAG is a genomic window containing:
- a CDS encoding phosphorylase family protein, with the translated sequence MKLLVAAHASELVAFEDDIPGFARLLTGVGKIPAAYALTRALCEGDYDEIVVVGTAGAIDDDIEGGIYDIAGAIQHDVKGLDGTFGEHVSLPTRVETGREGLAIATGDHFVDDAEAVRLIRELGAGLVDMESYALIWVAQQFDVPIRILRAVSDRAQDGATELWDVVVERCSHELRARVRALYGV